CTTTTTTTACTCGACTCCAAAGAAAAATAGCAATAAATAAAACATTAAAAGACTGGTCTTATTATATTCTGCCTCCCATAATTTTGTTAATAGAAGGAAAAAGAAAAGTAAATAATCATCCATAAAATCCCTCCAATAATCATACTACATTATATGCTTACTAGAGGGATTTGTATAATTTAATTTTTGCTTTTTCACTCATTAAATAAATTATATTTGTTTATCCATTTCTATCATTATTTATTTCTCTCTTTAAAATTTCTATATCCTTATACATTTTTTTAAATTCATTAAAATTTAATGACTGTCGCCCATCGGATAAGGCTTTTGAAGGTTCCGGATGTATCTCAATTATAGCTCCATCTGCACCTATTGCCAATGCTGCCTTTGTAGAAGAGGGTACAAGTTCCCATCTACCTGTCCCATGACTAGGATCAACTATAATAGGATAATTTGATAAAGATTTAATAATTGGTACACTGACTAAATCTAAAGTATTCCTAGTATAATCTTCAAAAGTTCTAATACCTCTTTCGCAAAAAATTATATCCTTATTTCCTTCCGCTTCAATATATTCTGCTGCCATTAACCACTCTCTTATTGTAGAACTCATTCCTCGTTTTAATAAAATTGGTTTGTCTAGTTTTCCAACTTCTTTTAAAAGAGAATAGTTTTGCATATTTCTTGAACCTATTTGGATAATATCTATAATTTCACAGGATTTTTCTATATCTCTCGGAT
This window of the Tissierellales bacterium genome carries:
- the aroF gene encoding 3-deoxy-7-phosphoheptulonate synthase: KVIDIGNGVKIGGKNFEIIAGPCAVESEEQMYEIGKFLKDLGIKLLRGGAFKPRTSPYSFQGLGFEGLKILNKIKEEYNFKIVSEIMDPRDIEKSCEIIDIIQIGSRNMQNYSLLKEVGKLDKPILLKRGMSSTIREWLMAAEYIEAEGNKDIIFCERGIRTFEDYTRNTLDLVSVPIIKSLSNYPIIVDPSHGTGRWELVPSSTKAALAIGADGAIIEIHPEPSKALSDGRQSLNFNEFKKMYKDIEILKREINNDRNG